One segment of Chelmon rostratus isolate fCheRos1 chromosome 17, fCheRos1.pri, whole genome shotgun sequence DNA contains the following:
- the si:ch211-106h11.1 gene encoding volume-regulated anion channel subunit LRRC8D, with protein sequence MFSLSELAPLNQHQSRCKLLKPWWEVFMDYLVVLMLMASVLACTEQLSRDRVVCIPSDPLVTANGSDHIPSTSRDVALTPTSKPPTHVQGNSPNLHSTGRGRRTHLVYQQYVYISQVCYHEALPLCSRFFPYMALLQSLLLVASGSFWLHFPHTSARIEHFLAILAKCCESPWTSQALSHAARQENIQEKEVVEERWPPKPPPSSSSSSAPVTNTRRSSIDSGADSPLLKRSDSASSAAPPSPCPSTLSCTSTMSSISLGSQVHIPSSKPPLMIDSPRQVICLDKSDGEQARALFERVRKFRSHCESSDIIYKVYLAQTIFKLLMVTLIVSYTIPLLSSFSFTHTCHPEEQALVGYATFECIHVLSSLIRKLLVAYLTLLGLYGLLNFYTIGWILHSSLRQYSFHSLKELCSLRDVPDLRNDLAFLLHMLDQYDPLLAQRLSVFLSPVSESRLLEENLERRWGEEKLRAITSVDAEGCSKLQLVALPRLPPALFTLSQLQVLKLELIADARFTAQVANMTSLRELHLYHCTAAVDPSALGVLQERLEVLHLTFTQASEIPSWVLSLRSLHELHLSGRLSSDSGVGRSWALGSLRQLRHLRVLVIRGMLQRIPGELCEVACSLVRLEIYNEGTRLLVLTGLKRMVDLTELLLQDCQLERLPSALLALTNLRTLNLQHNNLRTLEELLSLAHLRRLSCLRLAFNRVLALPASVGVLRGLELLDLSNNQLQSLPPALFTLRRLRRLLLAGNLLEELPAEVKSLQLLTELDLSRNRVESLPPGLFNSCLELRILNVAHNSISSLPRGIAALSQLCRLDLRGNSLEELPAELGCCIGLHGGGLLVEDWLFLSLPPHVRDFLSRSCSPSGTYSEDHSRPESDSFPYLSPTQWSFSSALESQI encoded by the exons ATGTTTTCTCTGTCGGAGCTGGCACCTCTGAACCAGCACCAGAGCAGGTGTAAACTGTTGAAGCCCTGGTGGGAGGTCTTCATGGACTACCTGGTGGTCCTGATGCTGATGGCATCTGTCCTGGCTTGTACTGAGCAGCTGTCCAGGGACCGGGTGGTCTGCATCCCCTCGGATCCACTTGTCACTGCAAATGGTAGTGATCACATTCCCTCAACCAGCAGGGATGTGGCACTGACTCCGACTTCAAAGCCCCCAACCCATGTTCAAGGCAACAGCCCGAATCTTCATTCTACAGGCCGCGGTCGACGTACGCACCTAGTCTACCAGCAGTATGTTTACATTAGCCAG GTGTGCTACCATGAGGCTTTGCCTTTGTGCTCCCGCTTCTTCCCCTACATGGCCTTGCTGCAGTCTCTACTGCTGGTGGCAAGCGGCTCCTTCTGGCTCCATTTTCCCCACACCTCCGCCCGCATAGAGCACTTCCTGGCCATCTTGGCAAAGTGCTGTGAGTCACCTTGGACATCCCAGGCCCTGTCCCATGCCGCCCGGCAGGAGAACATCCAAGagaaggaggtggtggaggagagatggCCGCCCAAACCTCCCCCCTCATCAAGTTCATCTTCAGCCCCTGTAACCAACACAAGACGATCGAGCATAGACTCGGGCGCAGACAGCCCGCTTCTGAAGAGGTCAGACAGTGCGTCCTCTGCCGCCCCTCCCTCCCCATGCCCTTCCACACTCTCCTGTACCTCCACCATGTCGTCCATATCCCTCGGTTCCCAGGTGCACATTCCTTCGTCCAAGCCCCCACTCATGATTGACAGTCCCAGGCAGGTAATCTGCTTGGATAAAAGTGATGGGGAACAGGCCAGGGCGCTGTTCGAAAGGGTCAGGAAATTTCGGTCCCACTGTGAAAGCTCAGACATCATCTATAAG GTCTACTTGGCTCAGACGATATTCAAATTACTGATGGTAACGCTGATCGTGAGTTACACCATCCCTCTTCTGAGCTCCTTCTCCTTCACTCACACCTGTCACCCTGAGGAGCAGGCCTTAGTGGGCTACGCTACCTTTGAGTGTATCCATGTGCTCTCCTCTCTGATACGCAAACTACTGGTGGCTTACCTAACCCTGCTGGGGCTGTACGGCCTGCTGAACTTTTACACAATCGGCTGGATTTTACACAG CTCTCTACGGCAGTATTCCTTCCACTCACTGAAGGAGCTGTGCTCCCTGAGAGATGTCCCAGACCTCAGAAATGACCTGGCCTTTCTTTTACACATGTTAGACCAGTATGACCCTTTGCTGGCCCAGCGTCTCTCCGTCTTTTTGTCCCCTGTCAGTGAAAGCAGGCTGCTGGAGGAAAACCTGGAGAGGCGCTGGGGGGAGGAGAAGCTGCGTGCCATAACTAGTGTGGATGCAGAAGGCTGTTCTAAACTTCAGCTGGTGGCCCTGCCTCGCCTCCctccagccctcttcaccctcaGCCAGCTTCAGGTCCTTAAACTGGAGCTCATCGCAGATGCCAGGTTTACTGCACAGGTGGCCAACATGACCTCACTCAG GGAGCTCCACCTCTACCACTGTACAGCAGCTGTGGATCCCAGTGCACTTGGAGTCCTTCAGGAACGGCTGGAGGTCCTTCACCTCACCTTTACTCAGGCATCAGAGATCCCCAGCTGGGTCCTCTCCCTCCGCAGTCTGCATGAGCTGCACCTCTCTGGTCGTCTGAGTAGTGACAGTGGGGTGGGCCGCAGCTGGGCATTGGGGAGCCTCCGCCAATTGCGTCACCTCCGTGTGCTGGTGATTCGAGGCATGTTACAGCGGATCCCTGGGGAGCTGTGTGAGGTGGCATGCAGCCTGGTGAGACTGGAGATCTACAATGAGGGGACCAGGCTGCTTGTACTGACAGGCTTGAAGCGGATGGTCgacctgacagagctgctgctgcaggactgccAGCTGGAGCGTTTGCCCTCTGCCCTGCTGGCCCTCACCAACCTGCGGACACTCAACCTGCAGCATAATAACTTGCGAACCCTGGAGGAACTACTTAGCCTGGCTCATCTGCGACGTCTCTCTTGCCTCAGACTTGCCTTTAACCGGGTTCTGGCACTGCCAGCCAGTGTTGGTGTGCTGCGAGGCCTAGAGCTCCTAGATCTGTCTAACAACCAGCTCCAGAGCCTTCCCCCTGCACTCTTCACTCTTCGCCGCCTTCGTAGGCTCCTGCTTGCTGGTAACCTGCTGGAGGAGTTGCCTGCGGAGGTGAAGTCACTGCAGCTGCTTACAGAGCTTGACCTCAGTCGAAACAGGGTAGAGAGTCTTCCCCCTGGGCTATTCAATAGCTGTTTGGAGCTGCGCATCCTTAATGTTGCTCACAACTCTATTAGTTCATTACCAAGGGGCATTGCAGCTTTAAGTCAGTTGTGCAGGTTGGACTTGCGTGGTAATAGTCTGGAAGAACTGCCTGCTGAGTTGGGCTGCTGCATAGGGCTGCATGGAGGTGGTCTCCTGGTGGAAGACTGGCTATTTCTTTCATTGCCTCCCCATGTCAGGGACTTCCTGAGCCGTTCTTGCTCCCCCTCTGGTACATACTCAGAGGATCATTCCCGGCCTGAGTCCGACAGTTTCCCATACTTGTCTCCTACACAGTGGAGCTTCTCTTCTGCTCTGGAATCACAGATATGA